The following are encoded together in the Nocardioides okcheonensis genome:
- a CDS encoding cyanophycinase has protein sequence MPNGPLMIIGGAEDKVRKPTILKHFVSLSGGRDARIAVIPTASSLGREVVDVYDALFSKFGAAQVDAVRPETREQAHDPALVKALDDATGVFMTGGNQLKLSSVVGGTPVGEAILRAHERGAVVAGTSAGASIQSSHMVAFGVGGSTPKQRMTQVAAGLGLVPTTVIDQHFDQRNRYGRLLMIVAQSPQLLGIGVDEDTCGLVEDVDGDSVMRVIGKGAVTVFDGARMVSNAYEAKRSSPLLASGVVFHVLPEGSVFNLTTRQLVPQQGEVDPEDAVELAEASRDLRQLARDIAAADAAPAAIRRRLKLRRPQTPTPQGEEA, from the coding sequence TGACGCACGCATCGCCGTGATCCCCACCGCCTCGTCCCTGGGCCGCGAGGTGGTCGACGTCTACGACGCGCTGTTCTCGAAGTTCGGTGCGGCCCAGGTCGACGCCGTACGCCCCGAGACCCGCGAGCAGGCGCACGACCCCGCCCTCGTCAAGGCGCTCGACGACGCCACCGGTGTCTTCATGACCGGGGGCAACCAGCTCAAGCTGTCCTCGGTCGTGGGCGGCACGCCGGTGGGCGAGGCGATCCTGCGCGCCCACGAGCGCGGGGCGGTCGTCGCCGGCACCTCGGCGGGGGCCAGCATCCAGTCCTCGCACATGGTCGCCTTCGGGGTCGGCGGTTCCACGCCCAAGCAGCGGATGACCCAGGTGGCGGCCGGCCTCGGGCTGGTCCCGACGACCGTCATCGACCAGCACTTCGACCAGCGCAACCGCTACGGCCGGCTGCTGATGATCGTGGCGCAGAGCCCGCAGCTGCTCGGCATCGGCGTCGACGAGGACACCTGCGGACTCGTCGAGGACGTCGACGGCGACTCGGTGATGCGGGTCATCGGCAAGGGCGCGGTCACCGTCTTCGACGGCGCCCGGATGGTGTCGAACGCCTACGAGGCGAAGCGGTCCTCCCCGCTGCTCGCCAGCGGCGTGGTCTTCCACGTCCTGCCCGAGGGGTCCGTCTTCAACCTCACCACCCGCCAGCTCGTGCCGCAGCAGGGCGAGGTCGACCCCGAGGACGCCGTCGAGCTCGCCGAGGCCAGCCGCGACCTGCGCCAGCTCGCGCGCGACATCGCCGCCGCCGATGCCGCACCCGCCGCGATCCGGCGCCGCCTGAAGCTGCGCCGCCCCCAGACCCCCACCCCCCAGGGAGAAGAAGCATGA